The Mycolicibacterium duvalii DNA window TCGTCGGCCTCGCCGCGTTCGATGCCGGCGATGACGTCGTCGGTCAGGCCGGCCGCGCGGCCTATGGCGACATGGTGGCGCCATTCGTACTCGCAGTTGGTCAGGCGCGCCACGCGCAGCACGGCGAGTTCGCGCAGCCGCTCGGGCAGGGTGGAGCCGTAGAGCAGGTGGAAGTTGAATCGCAGGAAACCGCGGGTCAGCTTCGGGTGGCGGACCAGTGTCGCGACGAGGTTGCCCGCCGTGTCGGGGTTGCGCATCTCTACCGGCATCAGGCCGGAGAGCGCTTTGTCGACAGCCTCGTCCCACTGGTCGGCGGGCAGTGGGGCCACTCGCACCGTCGGCCTCCTCTCACTCATGAGAATCAGGTTCTCATATTTCGCCAATAGATTTCCATCTTTCCGTCCGCGCGTCAACGCGCAAGGCCGCAATCCCCGGTCAGCGGTCTTCCTGGACCCCCATCGCGGCCACAGCCTGCCAGGCAAGATGTCACTTTCGGACGTTGATTCTCGCCAGCGGAGAAGCTAGTTTCCTAAGTAGGAGAACCTACGGCCGAGACTGCGCGTCTCCGGACACCCGGAGACAGAAGGAGAGCCACCATGCATAAAGACGAGATGATTTTGATCAGCGTGGATGATCACATCGTTGAGCCGCCGGATATGTTCGCCAATCATTTGCCGAGGAAGTATCTGGATGAGGCGCCGCGGTTGGTGCACAACGAGGATGGTTCGGATACGTGGCAGTTCCGCGATGTGGTGATTCCGAATGTGGCGCTCAATGCGGTGGCGGGGCGGCCCAAGGAGGAGTACGGGCTGGAGCCGCAGGGGTTGGATGAGATTCGGCCGGGGTGTTGGCAGGTCGATGAGCGGGTCAAGGACATGAACGCCGGCGGGATTTTGGGGTCGATGTGTTTTCCGTCGTTTCCGGGGTTCGCGGGGCGGTTGTTCGCCACCGAGGATCAGGAGTTCAGCCTGGCGTTGGTGCAGGCCTACAACGACTGGCATGTCGAACAGTGGTGTGGGGCCTATCCGGGGCGGTTCATTCCGATGACGTTGCCGGTGATCTGGGATCCGCAGGCGTGTGCGGCCGAGATTCGGCGTAATGCCGCCCGTGGGGTGCATTCGTTGACGTTCACCGAGAATCCGGCGGCGATGGGGTATCCCAGTTTCCATGATTTCGAGCATTGGAAGCCGATGTGGGATGCGCTCGTCGATACCGACACGGTGCTCAATGTGCATATCGGGTCGTCGGGGCGGTTGGCGATCACCGCGCCGGATGCGCCGATGGATGTGATGATCACGTTGCAGCCGATGAACATCGTGCAGGCCGCGGCGGATCTGTTGTGGTCGCGCCCGATCAAGGAGTACCCGGATCTGAAGATCGCGCTGAGCGAGGGCGGGACGGGTTGGATTCCGTATTTCCTGGAGCGGGTGGATCGCACCTATGAGATGCATTCGACGTGGACGGGTCAGGATTTCGGCGGCAAGCTGCCTTCAGAGGTGTTCCGGGAGCATTTCCTGACCTGTTTCATCGCCGATCCGGTCGGGGTGACTACGCGCCATCAGATCGGGGTCGACAACATCTGCTGGGAGGCCGACTACCCGCACAGCGATTCGATGTGGCCCGGGGCGCCCGAACAACTCGACGAGGTCCTCACCGCCAACAATGTCCCCGACGACGAGATCAACAAGATGACCTACCAGAACGCGATGCGCTGGTATCACTGGGACCCGTTCACCCACATCCCCAAAGACCAGGCCACCGTCGGCGCCCTGCGCCAAGCCGCCGAAGGACACGACGTCTCCATCCGCGCCCTATCGCACAAGGAGAAGACCGGGGCGACCTTCGCCGACTTCGCGGCTCGGGCCAAGGAGTTGACCGGCAACAAGGACTGAGCACACCTTCCGCGGAAGTGCATTCCGCGTGCGCAGAACCGGAGATAGCGGAATGCACTGTCGGCGCGTGATTGATCGAGGAGAAGAGGCAGCATGCCGGGCGGTATGAGTTTCGAGCTGACCGAGGATCAGGAGCTGATTCGGAAGTCGGTGGCGGAGCTGGCGAGCAGGTTCGACGACCACTACTGGATGGAAAAGGACCAGGCCCACGAGTTCCCGCAAGAGTTCTATGACGCCATCGCCAAGGGCGGCTGGCTCGGGATGACGATTCCTGAGCAGTACGGCGGACATGGTCTGGGCATCACCGAGGCCACCCTGCTGCTCGAGGAGGTGTCCCGTTCCGGCGCGGCGATGAACGGCGCGAGCGCGATCCACCTGTCGATCTTCGGCATGCAACCGGTCGTCAAACACGGCTCGGACGAGCTCAAGGCCCGCACCCTGCCCAGGATCGTCGACGGGGATCTGCATGTGTGCTTCGGCGTCACCGAACCCGGTGCGGGACTGGACACCTCGCGCATCACCACGTCGGCCAAGCGCGAAGGCGACCACTACCGCGTCAACGGTCGGAAAGTCTGGATCTCCAAGGCCCTGGAATCCGAGAAGATCCTGCTGCTGACCCGCACCACTCCGTATGACCAGGTGACCAAGAAGACCGACGGGATGACCCTGTTCCTGACCGATCTCGACCGCGACCGGGTCGACATCCGGCCGATCAACAAGATGGGCCGCAACGCGGTGAGCTCCAACGAGTTGTTCATCGACGACCTCATGGTGCCCATCGAGGACCGGGTCGGCGAGGAGGGCCAAGGCTTCAAGTACATCCTCGACGGCCTGAACCCGGAACGAATGTTGATCGCCGCCGAGGCGCTGGGAATCGGCCGGGTCGCGCTGGAGAAGGCCGTCAAGTACGGCAACGAACGCCACGTGTTCAATCGGCCCATCGGGATGAACCAGGGCCTGCAGTTCCCACTGGCCGACTCGCTGGCCCGCCTGGACGCTGCCGAGCTGGTCCTGCGCAAGGCGACCTGGCTCTACGACAACGGCAAACCCTGTGGGCGCGAAGCGAACACCGCCAAGTATCTCTGCGCGGACGCCGGATTCGGCGCCGCCGACCGTGCGCTGCAGTTGCACGGTGGAATGGGGTACTCCGAGGAGTACCACGTCTCGCGCTACTTCCGCGAGTCGCGGCTGATGAAGATCGCGCCGGTGAGCCAGGAGATGATCTTGAATTTCCTGGGTGAGCATGTGCTCGGGCTACCCAGGAGTTACTAGGTGCGGCGATTCGATCGGCCAGATTCTGCCGGTCGGCTGCGGCATGGTTATGTGAACACGTGAGCAGTTCGCAGATCGGTAGTGCACCCCTGGCCGGCGTCACCGTCGTCGCGATGGAGCAGGCCGTGGCCGCGCCCATGTGCACCCGGGTTCTTGCCGACTTCGGCGCCCGAATCATCAAGGTGGAGAATCCCAAAGGGGGAGACTTCGCCCGCGACTACGACGATGTCGTCAACGGTCCCGGCGGTCTGGCCGCCCACTTCGTGTGGTGCAACCGCGGGAAGGAGTCGGTCACGCTGAACACGAAGTCGGCTGCCGGCATGGACGTGTTGCACCGGTTGCTCGACCGGGCCGATGCGTTCGTGTCCAACCTGGCGCCCGGCGCGACCGCCCGCCTGGGGCTGGCGCCGGCTGACCTCGCCGCGCGGCATCCCCAGGTGATCCCCGTGGAGATCGACGGGTATGGACCGGGCGGTCCGATCTCGCACAAGCGCGCCTACGACCTTCTGGTGCAAGCGGAATCGGGATCCTGCGCTATCACCGGATACCCGGGCATGCCCGCGAAGCCCGGACCGGCGATGGCCGACTTCAGTACCGGACTCTACGCGGCGATCTCGATCATGGCCCTGCTCTACGGGCGGGCCACCCATCCGCAGCCCGGCCCGGCACCGGCTGTCGAACTGAGCCTGTTCGACGTGATGACCGACGTCATGGGCTACGCGTTGACCTACACCCAGCATTCGGGAATCGACCAGGAGCCGCTCGGAGTCGGCTCCCCGGCGGTCGCGCCCTACAGTGCGTTCCCGACCCGAGACGGACAGACCGTGGTCCTCGGCACGACCAACGACCGCGAATGGCAACGGGTGGCCCGCGAGATCATCGACCGCCCCGACCTCGCCGATGACGCCCGGTTCGCCACCAACTCCGGCCGGTGTGCGCACCGGGAGATCCTGGAAGAGGCGATCGGCGATTGGTGCGCCCGCCACGACCTGGCCGACATCCAGAGAAAGGCCGACGACGCCGGAATCGGCAATTCCCGCTACAACAAACCGTCCGAGGTCGTTGTGCACCCGCAGTTGACCGCCCGGGACCGGTGGCGCACCGTGTCGACGCCCAGCGGCGA harbors:
- a CDS encoding carboxymuconolactone decarboxylase family protein, with the translated sequence MRVAPLPADQWDEAVDKALSGLMPVEMRNPDTAGNLVATLVRHPKLTRGFLRFNFHLLYGSTLPERLRELAVLRVARLTNCEYEWRHHVAIGRAAGLTDDVIAGIERGEADDELDRAVLAAVAELHHDSVVSDSTWTALSAHLDERQLMDLVFTIGCYGSLAMAINTFGVEPDASTDAER
- a CDS encoding amidohydrolase family protein, with the translated sequence MHKDEMILISVDDHIVEPPDMFANHLPRKYLDEAPRLVHNEDGSDTWQFRDVVIPNVALNAVAGRPKEEYGLEPQGLDEIRPGCWQVDERVKDMNAGGILGSMCFPSFPGFAGRLFATEDQEFSLALVQAYNDWHVEQWCGAYPGRFIPMTLPVIWDPQACAAEIRRNAARGVHSLTFTENPAAMGYPSFHDFEHWKPMWDALVDTDTVLNVHIGSSGRLAITAPDAPMDVMITLQPMNIVQAAADLLWSRPIKEYPDLKIALSEGGTGWIPYFLERVDRTYEMHSTWTGQDFGGKLPSEVFREHFLTCFIADPVGVTTRHQIGVDNICWEADYPHSDSMWPGAPEQLDEVLTANNVPDDEINKMTYQNAMRWYHWDPFTHIPKDQATVGALRQAAEGHDVSIRALSHKEKTGATFADFAARAKELTGNKD
- a CDS encoding acyl-CoA dehydrogenase family protein, whose translation is MSFELTEDQELIRKSVAELASRFDDHYWMEKDQAHEFPQEFYDAIAKGGWLGMTIPEQYGGHGLGITEATLLLEEVSRSGAAMNGASAIHLSIFGMQPVVKHGSDELKARTLPRIVDGDLHVCFGVTEPGAGLDTSRITTSAKREGDHYRVNGRKVWISKALESEKILLLTRTTPYDQVTKKTDGMTLFLTDLDRDRVDIRPINKMGRNAVSSNELFIDDLMVPIEDRVGEEGQGFKYILDGLNPERMLIAAEALGIGRVALEKAVKYGNERHVFNRPIGMNQGLQFPLADSLARLDAAELVLRKATWLYDNGKPCGREANTAKYLCADAGFGAADRALQLHGGMGYSEEYHVSRYFRESRLMKIAPVSQEMILNFLGEHVLGLPRSY
- a CDS encoding CaiB/BaiF CoA transferase family protein, with translation MEQAVAAPMCTRVLADFGARIIKVENPKGGDFARDYDDVVNGPGGLAAHFVWCNRGKESVTLNTKSAAGMDVLHRLLDRADAFVSNLAPGATARLGLAPADLAARHPQVIPVEIDGYGPGGPISHKRAYDLLVQAESGSCAITGYPGMPAKPGPAMADFSTGLYAAISIMALLYGRATHPQPGPAPAVELSLFDVMTDVMGYALTYTQHSGIDQEPLGVGSPAVAPYSAFPTRDGQTVVLGTTNDREWQRVAREIIDRPDLADDARFATNSGRCAHREILEEAIGDWCARHDLADIQRKADDAGIGNSRYNKPSEVVVHPQLTARDRWRTVSTPSGDIRALRPPPVISGFEQPMGAIPGLGEHTDTVLSEIGFTAAELAQLRAEGAIGQAYRG